Proteins encoded within one genomic window of Acinetobacter sp. YWS30-1:
- the uvrB gene encoding excinuclease ABC subunit UvrB, with product MSDKQPFELVTNYQPAGDQPQAIEKLVKGIEKGYHDQLLLGVTGSGKTYTMANVIARTQRPTIVMAHNKTLAAQLYGEFKAFFPNNAVEYFVSYYDYYQPEAYVPSSDTFIEKDAAINDHIDQMRLSATRALLERRDAIIVASVSAIYGLGDPNAYMSMLLHVVEGDRIGRDDIIRRLVEMQYSRNELEFLRGTYRIRGEIIDIFPAESDQDAIRIELFDDEVDSIRWFDPLTGKMIRKVPRVTIYPKSHYVTPKDNLARAIETIRDELKERLVFFRENDKLLEAQRIEQRTRYDLEMMQQLGYTNGIENYSRHLSGRPAGEAPPTLFDYVPDDALLIIDESHVTVPQIGAMYKGDRSRKENLVNYGFRLPSALDNRPMKFEEWERIVPTTVYVSATPARYELEKSEQVVEQVVRPTGLIDPEIEIRPVLTQVDDVLSEINIRKEMNERVLVTTLTKRMAEDLTSYLKEYGIKVAYLHSDIDTVERVKIIHELRTGVHDVLVGINLLREGLDMPEVSLVAILDADKEGFLRSERSLIQTIGRAARNLKGKAILYADRITDSMQKAIDETERRRAKQIQFNEEHGITPRSAVRQVIKEIDTGEVLDDETIELKASDQARAISADERHIMADPKMFAKHINKLEKEMLKASKELQFEQAARIRDEILRLKAQMLS from the coding sequence ATGAGTGATAAACAACCCTTTGAACTGGTGACTAATTATCAACCTGCTGGCGATCAGCCACAGGCCATTGAAAAGCTGGTCAAGGGTATAGAAAAAGGCTATCACGATCAGCTTTTGCTGGGGGTTACCGGTTCAGGTAAAACCTATACTATGGCCAATGTCATCGCCCGTACCCAGCGTCCGACTATTGTCATGGCCCATAACAAAACGCTGGCTGCACAGCTTTATGGCGAATTTAAAGCATTTTTCCCGAATAATGCGGTTGAATATTTCGTTAGTTATTATGACTACTATCAGCCAGAAGCCTATGTGCCATCTTCAGATACCTTTATCGAGAAAGATGCGGCGATTAATGACCACATTGACCAGATGCGTCTTTCGGCCACCCGTGCACTTTTAGAACGACGTGACGCGATTATTGTTGCTTCGGTGTCTGCAATTTATGGTCTGGGTGATCCGAATGCTTATATGAGCATGCTGCTGCATGTGGTGGAAGGGGATCGCATTGGTCGTGATGATATTATCCGTCGTCTGGTCGAAATGCAGTATTCACGTAATGAACTGGAATTCCTGCGCGGTACCTATCGTATCCGTGGTGAGATCATTGATATTTTCCCAGCCGAATCGGATCAGGATGCCATCCGGATTGAACTGTTTGATGATGAAGTCGACTCCATTCGCTGGTTTGATCCTTTAACCGGGAAAATGATCCGTAAAGTGCCGCGTGTCACGATCTATCCTAAAAGTCACTATGTAACACCTAAAGACAATCTGGCTCGCGCGATTGAAACGATTCGAGATGAGTTAAAAGAACGTCTGGTCTTTTTCCGTGAAAATGACAAGTTGCTGGAAGCTCAGCGGATCGAGCAGCGTACCCGTTATGATCTGGAAATGATGCAGCAGCTCGGTTATACCAACGGTATCGAAAACTATTCACGTCATTTATCGGGTCGTCCGGCAGGCGAAGCACCACCGACGCTTTTTGATTATGTACCCGATGATGCTTTGCTGATTATCGATGAATCGCACGTGACGGTTCCACAAATTGGAGCCATGTACAAAGGTGACCGTTCCCGTAAAGAAAATCTGGTGAATTACGGTTTCCGCTTGCCAAGTGCGCTGGATAACCGTCCAATGAAATTTGAGGAATGGGAACGTATTGTACCGACGACCGTGTACGTCAGTGCCACACCTGCACGATATGAACTGGAAAAATCTGAACAGGTGGTCGAGCAGGTGGTTCGTCCAACCGGTCTGATTGATCCGGAAATTGAAATCCGTCCAGTCTTGACGCAGGTCGATGATGTATTGTCTGAAATCAATATCCGTAAGGAAATGAATGAACGTGTGCTGGTAACGACATTGACCAAGCGTATGGCGGAAGACCTGACATCCTATTTAAAAGAATATGGAATCAAGGTTGCCTATTTGCACTCCGATATTGATACCGTAGAGCGTGTGAAAATCATTCATGAGCTGCGTACCGGTGTGCATGATGTTCTGGTCGGCATTAACCTGCTGCGTGAAGGTCTAGATATGCCAGAAGTTTCACTGGTTGCAATTCTGGATGCGGATAAAGAAGGTTTCCTGCGTTCAGAGCGTTCACTGATCCAGACCATTGGTCGTGCAGCGCGTAACTTGAAAGGTAAAGCGATTTTGTATGCGGATCGCATTACCGATTCTATGCAAAAAGCTATTGATGAGACTGAACGCCGTCGTGCCAAACAGATCCAGTTTAATGAAGAGCATGGCATTACACCACGTAGTGCAGTACGTCAGGTGATTAAGGAAATTGATACAGGCGAAGTGCTGGATGATGAAACTATTGAGCTGAAAGCTTCCGATCAGGCCCGTGCGATCAGTGCAGATGAACGCCATATCATGGCCGATCCAAAGATGTTCGCGAAGCATATCAATAAACTGGAAAAAGAAATGCTCAAGGCTTCAAAAGAACTACAGTTTGAGCAGGCTGCACGTATACGGGATGAAATTTTACGTTTAAAAGCGCAGATGTTAAGTTAG
- a CDS encoding lipocalin family protein: MTTKNNLPHAGLKLAKIAVGGAVLLGLGAATMAYAKNDSLPTVEKVELDRYLGTWYEVARKPLTFQNKCDRDVTATYTLNENGNVNVDNRCIQKNGQVTQSVGEAYIQNAPYNTKLKVSFLPEFIRWLPVGRGDYWVLKLDDNYQTVLVGEPKRKYMWVLSRDPQLDQNVVNEYLQYAQSVGYDLSDVIHTKQTQKARK, from the coding sequence ATGACAACTAAAAATAATCTCCCTCATGCGGGATTGAAACTTGCAAAAATTGCAGTGGGTGGTGCAGTTCTACTTGGACTCGGGGCTGCAACCATGGCTTATGCCAAGAACGATTCTTTACCCACTGTAGAGAAAGTTGAACTGGACCGTTATTTGGGCACCTGGTATGAAGTGGCTCGTAAGCCACTTACATTCCAGAACAAGTGTGATCGTGACGTTACGGCGACGTATACATTAAATGAAAATGGTAATGTTAATGTAGATAACCGCTGTATCCAGAAAAATGGTCAGGTGACCCAATCAGTGGGTGAGGCATATATTCAGAATGCACCTTATAACACCAAGCTCAAAGTAAGTTTCTTACCAGAGTTTATTCGCTGGTTGCCGGTGGGCCGTGGCGATTATTGGGTATTGAAACTGGATGATAATTATCAAACCGTACTGGTCGGCGAGCCTAAACGTAAATATATGTGGGTATTGTCACGTGATCCTCAACTTGATCAGAACGTGGTGAATGAATACCTGCAATATGCGCAATCTGTGGGTTATGATTTGAGTGATGTGATTCATACCAAACAGACCCAAAAGGCAAGAAAATAA